Proteins from one Effusibacillus pohliae DSM 22757 genomic window:
- a CDS encoding DUF1811 family protein — MKPEKRLSQMTKEELQEEMEQLKQRGLELFEAGDFEQAMVLRTRWYLAASYLMNPRTIEIGGQYFVEGEPGGVFTVSHLDGVMAHGTMSNKPGPVAYPIAMLTKDPLLD; from the coding sequence ATGAAACCGGAAAAACGGCTGAGTCAGATGACGAAAGAAGAGTTGCAGGAAGAAATGGAGCAGTTGAAGCAACGCGGACTGGAGCTGTTCGAGGCAGGCGATTTCGAGCAAGCGATGGTGCTCCGCACCCGTTGGTATCTGGCCGCTTCCTACCTGATGAACCCGCGGACGATCGAGATCGGCGGTCAATATTTTGTTGAAGGGGAACCCGGCGGCGTCTTCACCGTCTCCCATTTGGACGGCGTGATGGCGCACGGCACCATGTCCAACAAACCGGGCCCGGTCGCCTACCCGATCGCCATGCTGACGAAGGATCCGCTGCTCGATTGA
- a CDS encoding histidine triad nucleotide-binding protein, with protein sequence MDCIFCKIVKGEIPSKKVYEDEYVLAFHDINPIAPVHVLTIPKKHIVSLLDIKQEDKELVGHLHLALQKVAKEMGIDGSGFRVITNIGPHGQQTVFHLHYHLIGGRQLEWKM encoded by the coding sequence ATGGATTGCATTTTCTGCAAGATTGTGAAAGGCGAAATACCTTCGAAAAAAGTGTATGAAGACGAGTACGTGCTGGCGTTTCACGACATCAACCCGATCGCGCCAGTACACGTGCTGACCATCCCGAAGAAACACATCGTCTCCTTGCTGGACATCAAGCAAGAAGACAAGGAACTGGTCGGCCATTTGCACCTCGCCCTGCAAAAAGTGGCGAAGGAAATGGGCATCGACGGGTCCGGATTCCGCGTCATCACAAACATCGGCCCGCATGGCCAGCAAACGGTGTTCCACCTGCACTACCACCTGATCGGCGGGCGGCAGCTCGAGTGGAAGATGTAA
- a CDS encoding YqkE family protein translates to MAKKNRSRPMPNPSAEQDKPATLKDVLRPEVVEQLKAQQVELQAAEERRKEEQRRQAEAARKAELKRLENDFEYLFNQSNLDWQKFK, encoded by the coding sequence ATGGCGAAGAAGAATCGTTCGCGTCCGATGCCGAACCCGTCCGCTGAACAAGACAAACCGGCGACGCTGAAAGATGTTTTACGCCCGGAAGTGGTCGAACAACTGAAAGCCCAGCAGGTGGAACTGCAAGCGGCGGAAGAGCGCCGCAAGGAAGAACAGCGGCGGCAGGCGGAGGCGGCCCGCAAAGCGGAACTCAAAAGGCTGGAAAACGACTTCGAATATCTGTTTAACCAAAGCAATCTGGACTGGCAGAAGTTTAAATAA